The genomic window GTCCGACCGGTCCCCAAGGTCCGACTGGTCCCCGGGCAGCGACTGGTACCCGCCCGGTCGGCGGCTGCACCTGCGCGAACTCGGTGACCTCGCTCCCGAACTCCTGGCCCCGGCCGCGACCCTGACGCTGCTGCCACCCTCCGGGTACCCGGCGAGCTCGCCGGGGCAGGCCGTGGTGATCGAGGCGCTCTCCGGACTGGGCCCGCTCAGCGTGGTGCGGCGCCGGATGGTCAGCGAGACCACCTGCGGCGTCGCGCACACCACACGGGGGCCCGCGCTCAGTCCGACAGGTCCCACAGCAGCCGGTAGTACCTGATCCGCTCGGCGTCCGGCGCGACCCCGTAGGCCTCCAGCAGCGTCTCCTCCCAGCCCGGACCGTAGTTCCACCGCGTGCTCCAGGTGGCGATGGCGAGGTCGGCCCACCGGTCGGCGACGCCGAGGTCGCCGAGGTCGACGTGCCCGGTGCACGTGCCGTCGTCGCCGATCAGGGTGTTGGGGGCGCAGGCGTCGCCGTGGCAGACGACGAGCTCGTCGACCGGCGGGATGTCGGCGAGCAGGTCGAGCGCGCGCTCGGCGGTGCCGACGTGCCGCAGGTCCTCATGCCAGTCCGCCGGGTCGATCCGGCCTGCTGCCGCCCGCGCGTGCACCGCCGCCAGCCGCCGTTCGGCCGACCAGTCGAACGGGCAGTCCGGGACGGGCAGCGCGGTGTGCAGGGCACGCAGCCCGGCACCGATCGCGCGCACCGCGGTGCCCGGATCACGCTTCCAGTGGTCGTCGACCGCCATGCGTCCGGGCAGGCCGTCGGTGACGATCCAGGACCCCGCCTCGTCCGCGCCCTCGTCGAGCACCCGGGGCACCACGGTGAACCTCGCCGCCCACCGCAGGCGCAGCACCTCGGCCGAGAGGTCGATTCCGCCGGCGCCGGGCGTCCATTTCACGAACTGCCGTGCTGCCAGGCCGACCTGGAAGGTCAGGCCGCCAACTCCGTTCTGCCACACGGCCCGCACGGGCCGTCCGGCGGCGAACTCGGTGACGATCTGCGGCACCTCGACCGGCCCCTGGGGCGCCATCGCAATCATCGGGCCATTCTGGCCCGGGCGACCGGGGCCGGGCCACCCGTTTGCGGGAAGCCCGGCCCCGCGCGCCCGGCAACATCCGCCGGACAGGCCCTACGCCCGGCCCTGCGGCGCGCGTGCCACCGGTCAGTCCTTGAAGGCGTCCTTGACCTTCTCGCCCGCCTGCTTGACGTCGCCGCTGACCTGGTCGGCCTTCCCCTCCGCGGTCAGGCGCTCGTTGCCGACGGCCTTGCCGGCCGCCTCCTTCGCCTTCCCCTTCGCCTTCTCCGCGATGTTCTTGGCCTTGTCCTCGCCGCTCATGGCGTCCTCCTCGATGCTGCCCAAGGCTGGTCGGTCCAGCGCTGCGTGCCGGGCGCCTGCCCCGATCGGGCGGGTTCATGCGGACAGACCCCGGGCTCCCGGTCCGGCGGCGTGGCCAGAACCGTGGTCCGCCACGGGCCGCGTACAGTGCCGGGTATGTCTGATATGCCGGTGGAGTTGCGGGTCGAGCCGCTGGGTGACCACGAGTACCTCGTCGCGGTCGTCGGCGGCGAACAGAGGGCCGAGTCCCGGTTCCGCGCCACCCCCGACGTGATGGCGGAACTGGGTGCCGGTGACGAGGCCGAGCAGCGCGTCGTCCGGGAGAGCGCCGCGTTCCTGCTCGACCACCAGCCCTTGGTCGACCTCCCGCCGATGATCGATCTGGCGGACGTCGCCGCGGCCTACGACGGCTACCTCGACGACCTGCGGCTACGGCTGTCCCGCTGAGCCGGGCGGCGGGGGCTCCACCGCGCCGGGTCGGTCCACCGCCAGGCCGGCCGTGTGCGCCGCCGTGGCGAGCACCTCGCGCAGCATCGCCGGGGTGAGCCGGCCGGTGAAGACGTTGCGCTGGCTCACGTGGTAGCAGCCGAACAGCGTCACCGGTGCGCCCGCCCCGTCGTCGGCGGCCACCAGGGTCGTCCGCACCCCGTGGCCGAACCGCGGTCGCGGCCGGGGCACCTGCCAGCCGGCCGACTCCAGGGCCGGCAGCACGGCCTGCCAGCCGAAGGCGCCCAGCACGACGACGCAGCGCACGGTCGGCCGCAGCAGCTCCAGCTCGCGGGCCAGCCACGGGCGGCAGGTGTCCCGCTCGCCCGGCGTGGGACGGTTCTGCGGCGGCGCGCAGCGCACGGGGGCGGTGACCCGGACGCCGGACAGTGCCAGGCCGTCGTCCTGCCGGGTCGCGGTCGGCTGGGAGGCCAGCCCGAGCCCGTGCAGCGTCGCGTACAGCAGGTCACCGGCCCGGTCACCGGTGAACATCCGGCCGGTCCGGTTCGCGCCGTGTGCCGCGGGCGCCAGGCCGATGACCGCCAGGGCGGCGTCCACGGGCCCGAACCCGGGCACCGGGCGCCCCCAGTACTCCCAGTCACGGAATGCGGGACGCTTGATACGGGCGGCCTCCTCCCACCAGGCCACCAGGCGCGGGCAGGCCCGGCAACGGACCACCTGCCCGTCCAGTTCGACCAGCGTGCGGGCCCGGGCGGCCGAGCGGACGGGAAAGTCGGCCTCGGACATGGTCCACCAGCTCCTCCGGGGTAGCCGCACCGGTGAGGCCGTCGGCCGCGACGCGGCGGACGAACGGCACGATCCGCACCACGATCTGCCACGGAGGGCAGCCATGGCCAGCACCAAGGACATCAGATGTCACCGCGTCTACGAGGAAACCTCGCCCGAGGACGGCACCCGGGTGCTGGTGGACCGGCTCTGGCCGCGCGGGCTGCGCAAGGACGACGCCCACCTCGACGCGTGGCTGCGCGACGTCGCCCCGTCGACCGAGCTGCGGCAGTGGTACGGCCATGACCCGGAGCGTTTCCAGGAGTTCCGCCGGCGCTACCTCGCGGAACTGCGCGACTGCGACCACCGGGAGGCGCTGCACGAACTCGGCGAGCTGGCCCGCCACGGGCGGGTCACCCTGCTCACCGCCACCTGCGACGTCGACCACAGCCAGGCCGCCGTGCTGGCCGACCGGCTCTCCCGCCGACGGCCTCCATGGACGGTGCCCACGGACGGCGCCCGCTGACGGCGCCGACGGACGGCGCACCGCGGTGTGCGCGCCTCGCCCAGCCGGTGGACAGCCGGTGCCGCGTGCGTCGTCCGCGGCGCGCCGGGGTAGGCGGTAGGGAACATGTCCGGCGAACCCCGGGAGGAGTGGCGATGGCCGACCGACAGGACGCGCAGGTCGTCGTGATCGGAGCCGGCCCCGCGGGCTCCGCCGCGGCGGCCCACCTGGCCCGGGCGGGGGTCGACGTCCTGCTGCTGGAGAAGGACGTCTTCCCCCGGGACAAGGTCTGCGGCGACGGCCTGACCCCGCGCGGTGTGCACCAGTTGCTGCGGCTGGGGATCGATGTCGGCGCCCCGGGCTGGCGGCGCTCGCGCGGCATGCGCCTGCACTGCTCGGGCCGTCGCGTCGACGTCGACTGGCCGGCGCTCGGCGGCTACCCCGACTTCGGGCTCACCCGGACCCGCCACGACTTCGACCACCTGCTCGCCCAGCACGCCCAGGGCGCCGGTGCCCGGCTGCACACCGGGACCAAGGTCACCGCCCCGCTCACCGACGCCGCCGGGCGCCTCACGGGCGTCACCGCCGTGACCCCCGGGGGCGGCACCGCCGAGTTCCGCGCGCCGCTGGTCATCGCCGCCGACGGCGCCTCCGCCCGCACCGCGCTCGCCCTGGGCTGGCAGCGCGACCAGCGCAGCCCGATGGCGACCGCCGTTCGCCGCTACTACCGCAGCCGGGCCCTGGCGGAGGACGAGTATCTGCAGCTCTGGGCCGACGTGCGCTGCGCCGGTAGCGGGCACGACCTGCCCGGCTACGGCTGGGCCTTCCCGCTCGCCGACGGCCGGGTGAACATCGGCCTCGGCGGCCTGCCGCACCGCCGCCACGGCGCCACCGACCTGCGGGCCACCCTGCGCGAGTGGGTCGACCAGCTGCCCGCCCACTGGGAGCTGGACGAGCAGCACGCGGAGGACCCGCCGCGCAGCGCCGCGCTGCCGATGGGCCTCAACCGGCGCCCCCAGTACCGGCGGGGTCTGCTGGTGCTCGGCGACAGCGCGGGCATGATCAGCCCCTGGAGCGGTGAGGGCATCGCCCAGGCCATGGAGGCCGCCGAGGTGGCGGCCGACACGGTCGCCCTCGCCCTGACCCGGCCGCCGGGCCTGCGCCGCGAACAGGCGCTGCAGCACTACCCGGCCGAGGTGGACCACCGCTGGGGCCGCTACTACCGGCTCGGCAACGCCGTCGCCGCCCAGGTCTTCAGCCGGGTCGGCTACCGCCCCCTGCTCAGCCGCCGCATCATGACCAGCCCCACCGCGATCGGCCTGGTCGTCCGCCTGCTCAGCCAGGCCACCACCGCCCCGGCGCAGGACGGCATCGACTCGGTGCTCAACACCGCGCTGCGCCTGGTACCGAAGCTGCGCCGCTAGAGCCTGTCCGGCGAGCCCGTCCCGCGCGACCGGTCAGCGGCGTGCGGTGCGGCCGGTGGGCGGCGTGATGCGGACCCGCTCGGTGGCGGGGGCCCGCTCGATGTCGTCGAGCTGCGCGGTGATCGTGCCGCGCAGCTCGTCGTAGTCCTCGAAGCAGTGGTCGTTGAAGAGCGTGTGGCCCGTCCACATGAGGTTCGCGCACACCCGGGCCGGCACCCCACCCGTCCGGGCGCCCATGCCGACCAGGGCCACCGACCCGATGCTGCCGGGCGCCTTCTGGTTCTGCAGGTGGATCGCCTGGAACGCGGCGGCGCAGGCGAGTGCGACGTTCAGCGTCTCGCTCACGTTCTGCGCGGACTGCGCCATGGTCGGCGCCGAGATCAGGAACCTCGGGTTGCTCGCTCCGGACGGCACGCACACCGCGCTGCCCACCGGGAGCCGGCCCGCGAAGTGGTCGCGGATCGCGCGCTGCACCCGCAGCTGGATGCCCGCGCCGAGGTGCCGCTTGATGGCGGCGTCGACCCCACCGTCCATCCGGCCACGGGAGTTGGTGGGGCTGACCCAGGCGTCGACCTGCTCGTCGAGGATCGATCCGCTGCGGATCTCGACCCCCGGGGTGTCGGCGAACGCCGCTCGCCAGGCCGCCACCACCGGGGCGTTGATGTCGGTCAGGACCACCCTGAGCGGCGACGGCACGCGGTTCACGGTCAATTCTCTGCTCCCATCGAAGGCACTCGCCCAACTCCTGGCACTCACGACGCTACGGCTCCCCACTGACAGCGGTTCTGACGGTCCGCCGGTGCTGTCACACCCGGTTGCTACCACTGTGGAAGCCCGACGATCAGCCCGCCATCAGCACGAATGCGACGATTCGGAGTCCCACCGCCATGACCGATGCCGCCACCCCCGCCCAGCCCGAACCGAACGACCCGCTGGCGCTCGCGGACCTCTTCCAGGGCGGCGGCGAACCGTGGCTCCCGCTGCTGAAGCCGGTGATCGAGGCGCAGCCGGGCGCCGCGGCCTTCATCGGTCCGGCGCGCGGCCCGGAGGTCGTCCCGGTGCGCGAACTGACCTTCCAGGCGCTCAAGCCGCACGCGCCGGAGAAGTGGCGGGTGGTGGTCTTCGGTCAGAACCCGTACCCGCGGCCGGAGAGCGCCACGGGCATCGCCATGTTCGACAACACCTTCCACGACTGGACGGACAGCCAGTTCGGCAGGGTCGTCAGCATCCGCTGCATCATCAAGGCGGCGGCGATGTGGAAGCACGGCATCCCGAAGAAGACCCCGATCGCCGACATACGCGCGCTGTTGAAGGAGCAGGACACCGTCCAGCCGCCGGAGTGGTTCCAGGCGATGCTGACGCAGGGCGTGCTGCTGCTGAACGCGGCGCTCACCGCCAGCGGCGACGGGGCGATGGGACCGGAGCAGCACACCGCGTTCTGGCGGCCGGTCGCCGAACGGATCGTCGAGGAGATCCTCCGGGCCAAGCAGCACGCCGCCGAGGAGGACCGCGGTGTGGTCTTCGCCTGGTGGGGGGCGCACGCCCGCAGCCTCAAGCGGGTCGTCCTGCGGATGCAGAAGAAGTACCCCGGGGTCGAGGTCCGGCACATCGACCACCCCAACCCCGCGGCGCAGGGCGACATCTTCTGCGACGGCGACCACTTCGCGACGGTGAACACCGTCCTCGCCTCGCTGGGTACCGAGGAGATCGACTGGCTGCCCAGCAGCGGCTGGAACACGGCCGTGGCGGGGCCGGGCGGCACCGGCGGCGACACCGCGCAGCGGATGGGCGCCTTCATCGCCTCCACCATGGAGCTGCACCAGCTCTACCTCGACCGCCTCGCCGGGGTGAAGGACGAGGGCCTCGTCCTGCCCGCCGTCACCGGGGTGTTCGACACCCCGCTGATGGACTTCCGTGACGCCGTGTCCCCGGTCGCGGGGCTGCTGTCCGGGCTGGACCGGTACGTCGAGCTGTCGCACGCGTTCGGCAGACGGCGCACCGACGAGGGGGCCGGCGGGCTGTCCGCCGACGCGATCGCGGCGCTGTACCTCTACACCTGCGAGTCCGCGTTCTACCGGGAGATCAACGCGATCCTGCGCTCCCCGGACCGCGGCAGGCTCGTGCCGTACCTGCCGTACCTGCCGTACCTGCGGCTGCTGTTCGCGGCCGTCGCCGAGCTCCCGGCCCGCACCCGGCCGCTGTGGCGCGGGGTGCCGCTGGACCTGCGGGCGCAGTACCCGCTGGGCCGGACGGTGACCTGGTGGGGCGTCTCCTCGTGCACCTCCAAGCCCGCCGTGGCGCGCTCCTTCCTCGGCAGCCGCGGCAAGCGCACGCTCTTCGAGGTGCATCCGCTGCGGGCCGCCGGCATCCAGGACTTCTCCGCGTTCACCGGCGAGGAGGAGTTCATCCTCCTGCCGGGCACGCAGCTGGAGGTGACGGACGTGCGGGCCGAACGCGGCGGGCTGTCCACCGTGACGCTCACCGAACTGCCCGAGCAGACCCTGGTCTCCTGAGGGCCGGCCCCCGGCGGGCAGCGGGTCCGGTGGCGGCGGCCCGCCGGACACGGGATATCCTGGAGCGGAACGACGGCGGAGGGGCTCGCCGCAACCGCGACCGGTACCGGTCGCCAACGGTCCCTACCTGATGTCCGCGAGACCCGCGGGCGCATCCCAGGTAGGAGAGCCATGCCCCGACACACCACCACCCCGCCCGGTGCGCCCGGCCGTCCACCGGCCGGCGGTGCCGCCCGGGTGCGCGCCGGTGCGGGCCGGCACCTTCCCGACACACTCCTAGGAGTTGGCATGCGCGGCGAGCGCCCGCCCAGCACGAGCGGGCCGCGGCCCGCCGAGGACCTGCCCGTCGACCCGGACAGCGCGGCCCCCCTGCCCGCCGGGCCGGAGCGCCCACCGCGCCCCCGCCAGTGGGACGTCCTCGCGGTGATCGCCCTGGGCGGCGGGCTCGGCAGCGTGGCCCGCTACGAACTCGCCCAGGCCTGGCCCACCGCGGCGGGCACCTTCCCCTGGGCCACCTTCACCATCAACGTCACCGGCAGCCTGCTGCTCGGCGTCCTGATGGTCTTCGTCCTGGAGATCTGGCCGCCCAACCGCTTCGCCCGCCCGTTCCTGGGCGTCGGCATCCTCGGCGGCTACACCACCTTCTCGACCTACACCGTCGAGCTGCGCGGCCTGCTCGCCACCGGCCACTTCGCCGTCGCCGACGCCTACGCGCTCACCAGCCTGGTGGCGGGACTGGCCGCGGTGTGGACGGGGATCGCCCTCGCCCGTCGTCTCGGGCGGCTGCCGGTGCGGCGCGGTCCGCGCCGCCGCTCCCAGGCCGGTCACACCGCCACCGCGACCGCCCGCCCCGAGCCGAAGACCGGTCCGGGCGGCGCGGGCGAGATGGCCGCCAGCAGCGAGGGAGGCCCGCGATGAGCCCGTTGATCCACCGCCACCACGCGCAGCCGGAACCCGCTCCGGCCCGCGAGGCACGCCCGCCGCTGAGCGGCCCGGTGCTGCGGATGACCGTCTACCTCGGTGAGAGCGACCAGTACCGGCACCACCCCGTGTACACCGAGATCGTCCACCGGGCCCACCGCGCTGGTCTGGCCGGCGCCAGCGTGTTCCGCGGCATCGAGGGCTTCGGCGGTACCTCGCTGATCCACACCACCCGCCTGCTCGACCTCGCCGAGGACCTCCCCGTCGCCGTCGTGATCATCGACGAGGAACGGCGCATCCGCGCCTTCCTGCCGCAGGCCGAGGAGGTCCTCGCCCAGGGCCTGATCACCCTCGACCCCGTCGAGGTCGTCACCCACCGTGTCGTCACCCACCGGGTCGACGCGGCCGACGGCGTCACCCCGATCGACCAGGAAGGCGAGAACTGATGGCCGTGCTGATGGTGTTCCTCGGCGGCATCCTCGGCGCACCGCTGCGCTACCTCATCGACAAGGCCGTCCAGTCCCGCCACGACAGTGTCTTTCCGTGGGGGACCTTCCTCATCAACGTCTCCGGCGCCTTCGTGCTCGGTGCCGTCACCGGCGCCGGCCACGCCCACGGCCTGCCCGGTGACGCCGTGCTGCTGCTGGGCACCGGCGTCTGCGGGGCGCTCACCACGTTCAGCACCTTCACCTTCGAGACCGTCCGGCTGCTGGAGGAGGGCTCGCTGGCCGAGGCCGGCCTCAACGTCGTGGGCAGCCTGGCCGTCGGCCTGCCCGCCGCGGCGGCCGGCTACGCGCTGCTGACCTGGCTCTGACCGGACCGCTGCGGCGTCGACCGCGGTCGGGCACCGCGCCCGACCGCGGTCAAACGATGCGCGAACGCTGCGACTGGCCGGATGGTGCACGACTCCACAAGGGTCGAGGGGTGCAGAGACCGATCGAGCGGCCGGCGGAGAGCCCGGCCGCGTTACGTGCCCTGGCAGCCCGCGTCGCCGGTGGCGACGAGTGGGCCTTCGAGGAGCTGTACGTCGCCACCGCCGGCCGTGTGCACGGCCTGGTGCTGAGCCTGCTGCGCGACCGCCCCCGCGCGGAGGAGGTGACCCAGGAAGTGTTTCTGCAGGTGTGGCGGGAGGCGCCGCGGTACCGGAGCGAGCGCGGCGAGGTGCTGGCGTGGATGCTCACCATCGCCCACCGGCGCGCCGTGGACCGGGTCCGCTCCGAGCAGGCCGCCACGGACCGCGACCGGGCCGCCGCCCGGCGGGACCGCACCCCGGCCTTCGACGAGGTCGCCGACCAGGTCGAGCGGGAGCTGGAACGCCTGTCGCAGTGCGCCCGGGTGCGCCGCGCGCTCGGCATACTGAGCGAGGTCCAGCGGGAGAGCCTGCTGCTGGTCTACTTCGGCGGCCGTACCCACGCGCAGGCCGCCGCCGCCCTCGGCGTGCCGCTGGGCACCGTCAAGACCCGCGTCCGCAACGCCCTGCAGCGGCTGCGCGACCTGCTCGTCGACTCCTCCGCCACGGGACCGGCCGGGCCGCGGCTCGGGACGGGCCGCACGCCGTAGGCTCACCTCTGTGCCCACACCGCTCACGCCTGTGCAAGCGCCCGCACCCGACCGGCCGGTGTCCGCCCAGGCGGGTCTGACCACCGGTGACCTCGCCCGGGCGCTCGGCGTCTCCCCGGCCACCATCCGGTCGTGGGAACGCCGTTACGGCATCGGCCCGGCCCAGCGGACCCCCGGTCGCCACCGCCGGTGGAGCCCGCGGGACGTCGCGGTGCTGGAGACGATGTGCCGCCTCACCGCCCGGGGCGTCATGCCGGCGGAGGCCGCCCGCCTGGCTGCCGCGGAGCCCCAGCCCGAACGCCTGGCCGGACCCGAACGCCTGGCCGGACCCGAACACCTCGGTGCCCCGCATCCTGTCGCCGCCCCCGAGCAGCCCGCCCGCCGGGAACCGTCCGAGCCCGGGGCACCCGCCGCCGTACCGCGACAGGGCGGCGACCGGGCGGTGCCGGCCGCCGCCGCCCGGCGCGAGTGCCGGGGCCTGGCCCGCGCCGCCACCCGGCTCGACGCCTGCGAGGTGGCCCGGATCCTGGACCGCGGGCTCGACCGGCTCGGCCTCGTCGCGGCCTGGACCCAGCTGATGGTGCCCGCGCTGCGCGCGGTCGGCCGCGCGTGGGTCACCGAGGGCGAACCGTACGTCGAGGTGGAACACCTGCTCTCCTGGCACATCTCCCGGGCCCTGCACCGCAGCACCGCGCGCTGCGAACCGCTGCCCGGCCCGGCCCTGCTGCTCGCCGGGATGCCCACCGAACTGCACGCGCTGCCGCTGGAGGCGCTGGCGGCGGGGCTGGCCGAACGCGGCCTGCCGTACCGGATGTTCGGCCCCGCGCTGCCGCCCGAGGCCCTGCTGGCGGCGGTGCGCCGCACCGGGCCGCCGGCCGTGCTGCTCTGGTCCCAGCTGGCGCGAACCGCGGACCGCGCCCTGGTGCAGCGCGTCGCCCGGACCAGCTGGGGCCTGCACGGCGCCCGCGGCCGCCCCGTCGTGCTGGTCGCCGGGCCGGGCTGGGGCGGCCCCCGCCGACCCCCGGGCACCCTGCGCCCCCGTGATCTGCCGAGCGCCCTCGACCAGTTGGGCGTGGCATGGAAAGCCCGGGAGCGGTGAGACGAGGTCGGACGACACGACGACCGACCCGGCCGACCGAGGAAACAGGAGTCCCCATGGAACACGAGGCCGACGTGGTCGAGGAACTGACGGCCGACCACCTGGCGGCTCGCCAGCTGTTCGAGACGCTCCGGGGCCTGGACCCCGGTGACGGGCGACGGCGCGAGGCGGCGGACGAGTTCACCATCGAGCTGGTCCGCCACTCGGTGGCCGAGGAGCAGTTCCTCTACCCGGCGCTGCGCGAGCACGTGTCAGGGGGCGACGCGCTGGCGGACCGGGGAGTCGCCGACCATGAGCGGATCGAGCAGCTGCTCAAGGAACTGGAGGAGGCGGACCCGGCCGAGGCCCGGTTCGAGGAGCTGATCGGTGTGCTCGCCGCCGAGCTCACGGCGCACATCGAGGACACCGAGCGGAACCTGCTGCCCGCCCTGGTCGACGCCTGCTCGGCCGAACGGCTCGACGAACTCGGCGACCTGGTCCGCACCGCGAAGGCGCTCGCGCCCACCCGTCCGCATCCCGGTGCCCCCGACTGGAAGCTCCTGGCCGCGGGCACCAGCCTGGTCGACCGCGCGCGGGACTTCCTCGCCGGCCGCGGCCGCCCGTCCTGAGGAACCGGGCATGAACGCCGCGAGCCGGGGCAGCCGAGCCCTTACCACAGGCCGGTCCGCAGGGGCGCGGCCTGACACGGCGGAGAGAGGACACGGCATGACCGGGAACGTCAACATCTGGGAGTTCCGCACCGCCTCCGGCCACAGCGCCGGCACCGACCTCATCGACTTTCACGTCGAGGCCACCGACGGCCCGATCGGCAAGGTGGACAAGCTCTCCGAAGAGGTCGACAGCCAGCACCTGGTGGTGGACACCGGCCCCTGGATCTTCGGCAGGCGGGTGCTGCTGCCCGCCGGTACGGTCTCCCGCATCGAGATCGGGGAGCGCAAGGTGTATGTCGACCGCTCCAGGGACGAGATCAAGAACGGCCCCGGGATCGACGCGGGAGCCACCGAACCGGAGGACGCCGACTTCCGCGATCCCTACCTGCTCTACTACGGGCCCTTCTACGGCGGCTTCGGCATCTGACCGCCCTCGGTTCCGCGGCCGGGGCACCGCCGTTGTCACTCCTCGGGCCGCGGCTCGGCTCCGGCGGTCCGGCGCTGCAGGTCCGCGTGCCAGCGGGCCGCGTTGCTGCCGTCCAGCTGCCCGGCGAAGGCGCGGTAGGCCGCCGCCGCCAGGCCCTCGCGGTCGGCCGGTTCGGCGGCGGCGATCTCCCACAGCGCCTGCTCGGTGTCGTCGTCGAGCCCGGTGCAGGACCGCAGTCCTGCACCGGCCAGCGCGTTCTCCACCTCCTGGTGGAAGTTCGTCCGCAACTGCTGCCGACTCGGCCGACCCGCGCGCATCCCGCCCCCTGCTCGTACCTTCGTACCCCGAACCGGTCCTGACGGTTCGTGGGATCCCGACCCGCATGGTACGTGAGCCGCTTCCCGCAGAGCCCGGACGGGAGGGGCGCTTCATCAGTGCTCGGCCCGCTCGCCGCAAACCCCGTCCTCCGGGTATATGCGGGCGGGCACCGTCGGCGGTGCCGCAGACTGGGGCCCGGTAACCCGACCTACTGGAGGATGGTTCTCATGGCCGACCGGCCCTTGACGCTGATGGCAGTGCACGCCCACCCCGACGACGAGGCCACCGGAACGGGGGGAGTTCTCGCGCGCTATGCGGCCGAGGGCTTTCGCACGGTCCTGGTCACCTGTACCGACGGCGGCTGCGGTGACGGCCCGGGGGGAGCCAAGCCGGGCGACCCCGGGCACGACCCGGCGGCCGTCGCCGCGATGCGCCGCACCGAACTCGAAGCGAGCTGCGACGTCCTGAAGGTCACCCACCTGGAGCTGCTCGGGTACGCCGACTCGGGCATGATGGGCTGGCCGGCCAATGACGCGCCCGGATCGTTCTGGAGCACGCCGGTGGAGGAGGCCGCCGCCCGCCTGGGCGAGTTGATGCTGCGCCACCAGCCCGATGTGGTGGTGACCTACGACGAGAACGGGTTCTACGGCCACCCCGATCACATCCAGGCGAACCGGGTCACGATGGCCGCGCTGGAGCGCACCGGCCTCGCGTCGAAGGTGTACTGGACGACGGCCCCGCGCTCGATGATGGCGCGCTTCGGGGAGGTCATGCGCGAGTTCGGTGCCGACTGGGAGGAGCCGGACCCGGCGGAGGCCGCCGCGATGCCCGAGATCGGGCTGCCCGACGAGGAGATCACCACCTGGGTGGACACCACCGCGTTCGGCGGCCAGAAGTTCGACGCGCTGCTCGCCCACGCCAGCCAGAGCGAGAACATCTTCTTCCTGCGGATGGGCAAGGAGAGGTTCACCGAGCTGATGGGGGTGGAGACCTTCGTACGGGTCCAGGACACCACCGGCGCGGCGCTGCCCGAGAACGACCTCTTCGCCGGCCTGCGCTGAGCCCGCGGCAGGCCCCGTTCCGCTCGGTGCCCGGCCCCGCAGTCGTGCCGCCGCACGGCTGCGGGGCCGGGGAGCGAGTGCGGCCGGGGCCCGGGCAGGGCGCCCCCGAAGAGCGGGTGTCGCGGACCCGGGCGGCCCGGGCGACAGGTTAGGTTCGTCTGC from Kitasatospora sp. NBC_01250 includes these protein-coding regions:
- a CDS encoding DUF488 domain-containing protein, which codes for MASTKDIRCHRVYEETSPEDGTRVLVDRLWPRGLRKDDAHLDAWLRDVAPSTELRQWYGHDPERFQEFRRRYLAELRDCDHREALHELGELARHGRVTLLTATCDVDHSQAAVLADRLSRRRPPWTVPTDGAR
- a CDS encoding ADP-ribosyltransferase domain-containing protein is translated as MTDAATPAQPEPNDPLALADLFQGGGEPWLPLLKPVIEAQPGAAAFIGPARGPEVVPVRELTFQALKPHAPEKWRVVVFGQNPYPRPESATGIAMFDNTFHDWTDSQFGRVVSIRCIIKAAAMWKHGIPKKTPIADIRALLKEQDTVQPPEWFQAMLTQGVLLLNAALTASGDGAMGPEQHTAFWRPVAERIVEEILRAKQHAAEEDRGVVFAWWGAHARSLKRVVLRMQKKYPGVEVRHIDHPNPAAQGDIFCDGDHFATVNTVLASLGTEEIDWLPSSGWNTAVAGPGGTGGDTAQRMGAFIASTMELHQLYLDRLAGVKDEGLVLPAVTGVFDTPLMDFRDAVSPVAGLLSGLDRYVELSHAFGRRRTDEGAGGLSADAIAALYLYTCESAFYREINAILRSPDRGRLVPYLPYLPYLRLLFAAVAELPARTRPLWRGVPLDLRAQYPLGRTVTWWGVSSCTSKPAVARSFLGSRGKRTLFEVHPLRAAGIQDFSAFTGEEEFILLPGTQLEVTDVRAERGGLSTVTLTELPEQTLVS
- a CDS encoding CsbD family protein; protein product: MSGEDKAKNIAEKAKGKAKEAAGKAVGNERLTAEGKADQVSGDVKQAGEKVKDAFKD
- a CDS encoding aminoglycoside 3'-phosphotransferase → MIAMAPQGPVEVPQIVTEFAAGRPVRAVWQNGVGGLTFQVGLAARQFVKWTPGAGGIDLSAEVLRLRWAARFTVVPRVLDEGADEAGSWIVTDGLPGRMAVDDHWKRDPGTAVRAIGAGLRALHTALPVPDCPFDWSAERRLAAVHARAAAGRIDPADWHEDLRHVGTAERALDLLADIPPVDELVVCHGDACAPNTLIGDDGTCTGHVDLGDLGVADRWADLAIATWSTRWNYGPGWEETLLEAYGVAPDAERIRYYRLLWDLSD
- a CDS encoding macro domain-containing protein encodes the protein MPSPLRVVLTDINAPVVAAWRAAFADTPGVEIRSGSILDEQVDAWVSPTNSRGRMDGGVDAAIKRHLGAGIQLRVQRAIRDHFAGRLPVGSAVCVPSGASNPRFLISAPTMAQSAQNVSETLNVALACAAAFQAIHLQNQKAPGSIGSVALVGMGARTGGVPARVCANLMWTGHTLFNDHCFEDYDELRGTITAQLDDIERAPATERVRITPPTGRTARR
- a CDS encoding geranylgeranyl reductase family protein, translated to MADRQDAQVVVIGAGPAGSAAAAHLARAGVDVLLLEKDVFPRDKVCGDGLTPRGVHQLLRLGIDVGAPGWRRSRGMRLHCSGRRVDVDWPALGGYPDFGLTRTRHDFDHLLAQHAQGAGARLHTGTKVTAPLTDAAGRLTGVTAVTPGGGTAEFRAPLVIAADGASARTALALGWQRDQRSPMATAVRRYYRSRALAEDEYLQLWADVRCAGSGHDLPGYGWAFPLADGRVNIGLGGLPHRRHGATDLRATLREWVDQLPAHWELDEQHAEDPPRSAALPMGLNRRPQYRRGLLVLGDSAGMISPWSGEGIAQAMEAAEVAADTVALALTRPPGLRREQALQHYPAEVDHRWGRYYRLGNAVAAQVFSRVGYRPLLSRRIMTSPTAIGLVVRLLSQATTAPAQDGIDSVLNTALRLVPKLRR
- a CDS encoding DUF190 domain-containing protein; translated protein: MTVYLGESDQYRHHPVYTEIVHRAHRAGLAGASVFRGIEGFGGTSLIHTTRLLDLAEDLPVAVVIIDEERRIRAFLPQAEEVLAQGLITLDPVEVVTHRVVTHRVDAADGVTPIDQEGEN
- a CDS encoding fluoride efflux transporter FluC — translated: MPRHTTTPPGAPGRPPAGGAARVRAGAGRHLPDTLLGVGMRGERPPSTSGPRPAEDLPVDPDSAAPLPAGPERPPRPRQWDVLAVIALGGGLGSVARYELAQAWPTAAGTFPWATFTINVTGSLLLGVLMVFVLEIWPPNRFARPFLGVGILGGYTTFSTYTVELRGLLATGHFAVADAYALTSLVAGLAAVWTGIALARRLGRLPVRRGPRRRSQAGHTATATARPEPKTGPGGAGEMAASSEGGPR
- a CDS encoding uracil-DNA glycosylase — its product is MSEADFPVRSAARARTLVELDGQVVRCRACPRLVAWWEEAARIKRPAFRDWEYWGRPVPGFGPVDAALAVIGLAPAAHGANRTGRMFTGDRAGDLLYATLHGLGLASQPTATRQDDGLALSGVRVTAPVRCAPPQNRPTPGERDTCRPWLARELELLRPTVRCVVVLGAFGWQAVLPALESAGWQVPRPRPRFGHGVRTTLVAADDGAGAPVTLFGCYHVSQRNVFTGRLTPAMLREVLATAAHTAGLAVDRPGAVEPPPPGSAGQP